The following proteins come from a genomic window of Anopheles ziemanni chromosome 3, idAnoZiCoDA_A2_x.2, whole genome shotgun sequence:
- the LOC131288984 gene encoding longitudinals lacking protein, isoforms A/B/D/L — protein MGSSEGQTYCLRWNNHKSNLVEILDALIKMECYVDCTIYVDEQVQFKAHRVVLAANSPYFQSILQDVPMDHCTILFPGVQEFEMRALLEYMYTGEVNVTQAQIPRIMKIAEQLEVKGLYDMADLKGRFEVDHPMGERGESGATLLASNNNYSTKGDHAGGGPATASSSSSAAYSHVPPTSSNSAGYYPHHPHHQQQQQQHQSSPVISTSTNISIAQSSSSSPPYSYKSPYSSLYSRSPGTVDRDREREERSRDRSSSFSHPATSPHRHPSTSTSSASSVSAQIAMQAQAGSHPASSHQSVGGSSSATSISVQPSTTAAAAAALAAGWPGLGQTQLHSMLSSAYDSSTDMNPLKRKKLQSMSSMLRDTPILRNVLAQANPADSSQPGGVGVVPAGTAAGSVATIQTIQKTSDPDRPSSHHSNGSGYKSIKEPSHSPYADKSYDDDLLDSPHNFGGDARLASYVPHQQQKPEWKRYKQYTRTDILNAIDCVRKGMSALQASRKFGVPSRTLYDKVKKLGITTGRPINRSLKRSPSSGGSPASFPYGLSGTSHMFGPGAGAPGGASHSGDHHHQQLPSQSQQQDDEAMAHHEAGRMIKLEHGSHHGLPPTIPHPAAALLDPSFLQQALEARGGDIAGREALHAMAFAAAAHAAVNGMSTSPGTHGTARSPSPNVLMKYMRSVSMSSPEDDRHHPAQHQHPQQHRDRAMAEGQPPVDGRHHNGSETAAAATAGYVRRQERPMEQDSIDDAGSDCGGRPNSVAPAEEGQDDHVEDLSMGTKRDSEDRGPSMSPPLSHRVSQRSRSPSPQAHAPPPPPPQPQQQGVIVPAPGKLKEDYNISIKREIIADSNAPSESS, from the exons ATGGGTAGCAGCGAAGGACAGACATACTGCCTACGATGGAACAACCACAAGTCGAACTTGGTCGAGATCCTGGACGCACTGATCAAGATGGAGTGCTATGTCGACTGCACGATCTACGTCGACGAGCAGGTCCAGTTCAAGGCACACCGGGTTGTGCTGGCGGCCAACTCACCCTACTTCCAGTCGATCCTGCAGGACGTGCCGATGGACCACTGCACCATCCTGTTTCCGGGAGTGCAGGAGTTTGAGATGCGCGCCCTTCTCGAGTACATGTACACCGGTGAGGTGAACGTGACACAGGCGCAGATACCGCGCATCATGAAGATCGCCGAGCAGCTCGAGGTAAAGGGCCTGTACGACATGGCAGATCTGAAGGGTCGCTTCGAGGTGGACCATCCGATGGGGGAGCGTGGCGAGTCAGGAGCGACTCTATTGGCGAGCAACAACAACTATAGTACCAAGGGAGATCATGCTGGCGGTGGACCAGCGACTGcttcgtcctcctcgtcaGCAGCTTATTCACATGTCCCTCCGACTAGCAGTAACAGTGCCGGCTATTATCCGCACCATccacaccatcagcagcagcagcagcagcaccagtcATCGCCTGTCATCTCCACATCGACCAACATCTCGATCGCCCAAAGCAGCAGCTCATCTCCGCCATACTCGTACAAGTCGCCCTACTCGAGCCTCTACTCACGCAGCCCTGGCACGGTGGATCGAGACCGCGAGCGAGAAGAACGTAGCCGTGACCGCTCGTCGTCCTTCTCACATCCGGCAACCTCACCACATCGCCATCCGTCCACGTCCACCTCTTCGGCATCGTCCGTATCGGCTCAGATCGCAATGCAAGCTCAGGCAGGATCGCACCCCGCATCATCCCACCAGTCCGTGGGTGGTTCATCCAGTGCCACTTCGATCTCGGTGCAACCTTCAACGACGGCTGCGGCGGCTGCGGCACTGGCTGCGGGCTGGCCCGGACTTGGACAGACTCAGCTGCACAGCATGCTCAGCTCGGCCTACGATTCCAGCACCGATATGAATCCGCTCAAGCGCAAGAAGCTCCAGTCGATGTCTAGCATGCTGCGCGACACTCCGATCCTTCGCAACGTACTGGCTCAGGCGAACCCGGCTGATTCCTCGCAACCTGGAGGCGTTGGCGTTGTTCCAGCTGGAACGGCTGCTGGCTCCGTAGCAACGATACAGACGATCCAGAAGACATCCGACCCCGATCGTCCCAGCAGTCATCACTCCAATGGCAGTGGATATAAG TCAATCAAGGAACCCTCGCATTCACCCTACGCCGACAAGTCGTACGATGACGACCTGCTGGATTCGCCGCACAACTTCGGTGGAGACGCACGGCTCGCCTCGTACGTGCCtcatcagcagcagaagcCAGAATGGAAGCGCTACAAGCAGTACACCCGAACGGATATCCTGAACGCGATCGACTGCGTGCGGAAGGGCATGAGTGCGTTGCAGGCGTCGCGTAAGTTTGGTGTCCCATCCCGTACCCTCTACGACAAGGTGAAGAAGCTGGGCATCACGACCGGTCGTCCGATCAACCGATCGCTCAAAAGGTCTCCCAGTTCGGGTGGAAGTCCGGCCTCGTTTCCTTACGGGTTGAGTGGCACGAGTCATATGTTTGGACCAGGGGCTGGAGCTCCCGGAGGCGCCTCACATTCCGGcgaccatcaccatcagcagctgCCGTCACAGTCGCAGCAACAGGACGACGAAGCCATGGCGCACCATGAGGCTGGACGAATGATCAAACTGGAGCACGGAAGCCACCATGGCCTACCGCCGACGATCCCACACCCTGCCGCAGCGCTCCTCGATCCGTCGTTCCTACAGCAGGCGTTAGAGGCACGTGGTGGCGACATAGCGGGTCGTGAAGCGCTTCATGCGATGGCCTTCGCTGCGGCAGCTCATGCGGCCGTCAATGGAATGAGCACGTCCCCGGGAACTCACGGAACGGCTCGCTCCCCTAGCCCGAACGTGCTGATGAAGTACATGCGGTCCGTGTCCATGAGCTCCCCCGAGGACGATCGCCATCATCCGGCCCAACACCAACACCCTCAGCAGCATCGTGATCGAGCGATGGCCGAGGGACAACCCCCGGTCGATGGTCGGCATCACAACGGATCGGAAACGGCGGCGGCAGCGACGGCAGGGTACGTCAGACGACAGGAACGTCCGATGGAGCAGGACTCGATCGACGACGCAGGAAGTGACTGTGGTGGTAGGCCCAACAGTGTTGCTCCGGCAGAGGAAGGACAAGACGATCACGTCGAGGATCTCTCGATGGGCACGAAGCGCGACTCGGAGGATCGAGGTCCGTCCATGTCGCCACCGCTTTCCCATCGTGTCTCCCAGCGATCACGATCACCATCTCCTCAGGCacacgcaccaccaccacctccaccacagCCGCAGCAACAAGGTGTGATAGTGCCAGCTCCGGGAAAACTGAAGGAGGACTACAACATCTCAATCAAACGAGAAATCATCGCTGACAGCAATGCTCCGTCGGAGTCCTCGTAG